The following are from one region of the Chanos chanos chromosome 10, fChaCha1.1, whole genome shotgun sequence genome:
- the si:dkey-126g1.9 gene encoding uncharacterized protein C1orf115 — protein sequence MKPKPVIFESMETLGVNFHDRTTRYRRQVDTDTSVPGISGNVERNDQPEDKRAREIHFAFLPERYEPLVEEDDRRQTSEEKKRKKKDKFKKYRKNMRKALRYSWKCLMFSLQSLTVGYSTPLSAAATLFPEFYTRQTRS from the exons ATGAAGCCCAAGCCTGTCATATTTGAAAGTATGGAGACGTTAGGTGTAAACTTTCATGACAGAACAACGAGGTACCGGCGTCAGGTCGACACCGATACTTCTGTCCCGGGCATTAGTGGAAATGTCGAACGAAATGATCAACCGGAGGATAAACGAGCAAGAGAAATCCATTTCGCCTTTCTGCCTGAGAGATACGAACCTCTCGTAGAGGAAGATGACAGGAGACAAacaagtgaagaaaagaaaaggaaaaagaaagacaagttTAAGAAATACAGAAAG aATATGAGAAAAGCTTTACGCTACAGCTGGAAGTGTCTGATGTTTAGCTTACAGAGCCTCACCGTGGGATACTCCACCCCACTCTCCGCTGCTGCAACACTCTTCCCAGAGTTCTACACAAGACAGACTAGAAGTTAA
- the tmem18 gene encoding transmembrane protein 18 codes for MTETKVKNTSSVPYDGYSNLQITSVWTFLQSVQWSEPWLIGLLVFHIVCFGFTILSCKYYRLQICQFLLMVAMVYSAEYLNEVAAMNWRSFSKFQYFDSKGMFISLVYSVPLLINTIIIVMVWVWRTFSTMTELKTLQLKRKAARENRKKT; via the exons ATGACCGAAACGAAGGTGAAGAACACTAGTTCTGTTCCTTATGATGGTTACAGTAACTTGCAGATCACGTCAGTGTGGACGTTTCTTCAGTCG GTGCAATGGTCCGAACCGTGGCTCATAGGCCTGCTCGTGTTCCACATTGTATGTTTTGGCTTCACCATTCTCTCATGTAAATACTATCGACTCCAAATCTGTCAATTCCTTTTAATGG TTGCCATGGTATACAGTGCCGAATATCTAAATGAGGTGGCAGCCATGAATTGGAG GTCATTTTCAAAGTTCCAGTATTTTGACTCCAAAGGGATGTTCATATCACTGGTTTACTCAGTTCCTCTTCTAATCAACACTATCATCATTGTG ATGGTGTGGGTATGGAGGACGTTCTCGACTATGACAGAACTGAAGACACTTCAGCTGAAGAGGAAGGCGGCCCGAGAGAACCGCAAGAAAACATAA